One Eubalaena glacialis isolate mEubGla1 chromosome 11, mEubGla1.1.hap2.+ XY, whole genome shotgun sequence DNA segment encodes these proteins:
- the IFFO1 gene encoding non-homologous end joining factor IFFO1 isoform X1, whose amino-acid sequence MNPLFGPNLFLLQQEQQGLAGPLGDPVGSDHLAGGGDVPTAPLARAGPAPYSPPGPGPAPPAAMALRNDLGSNINVLKTLNLRFRCFLAKVHELERRNRLLEKQLQQALEEGKQGRRGLARRDQAVQTGFVSPVRPLGLPLGARPAAVCTPSARVLGSPARSPAGPLAPSAACHPAPSTSASSACSSSARFMPGTIWSFSHARRLGPGLEPTLVQGPGLSWVHPDGVGVQIDTITPEIRALYNVLAKVKRERDEYKRRWEEEYVVRLQLQERVNELQEEAQEADACQEELALKVEQLKAELVVFKGLMSNNLSDLDTKIQEKAMKVDMDICRRIDITAKLCDLAQQRNCEDVIKMFQVPSMGGRKRERKAAVEEDASLSESEGPCRPDGDEEESAALSINEEMQRVLSQLREYDFEDDCDSLTWEETEETLLLWEDFSGYALAAAEAPGEQPEDSLEKVIKDTESLFKTREKEYQETIDQIEGPWDGGKDHFHHWMLELATAKNDMNRHLHEYMEMCSMKRGLDVQMETCRRLITQSGDRKSPAFTAAPLSDLPPPPPPSEAEDSDRDVSSDGAVR is encoded by the exons ATGAATCCGTTATTCGGCCCcaacctcttcctcctccagcagGAGCAGCAAGGCCTGGCCGGGCCGCTGGGGGACCCCGTGGGAAGCGACCACTTGGCCGGCGGCGGGGACGTGCCCACGGCGCCGCTCGCCCGGGCCGGCCCGGCTCCCTACTCGCCGCCCGGGCCGGGCCCGGCGCCCCCCGCCGCCATGGCGCTCCGCAACGACCTGGGCTCCAACATCAACGTGCTCAAGACCCTGAACCTCCGCTTCCGCTGCTTCCTGGCCAAGGTGCACGAGTTGGAGCGCCGCAACCGGCTGCTGGAGAAGCAGCTGCAGCAGGCGCTGGAGGAGGGTAAGCAGGGCCGGCGGGGCCTGGCTCGCCGAGACCAGGCCGTGCAGACCGGCTTTGTCAGCCCCGTCAGACCCCTGGGGCTGCCCCTGGGCGCCCGGCCGGCTGCCGTCTGCACCCCGTCGGCGCGGGTGCTGGGCTCGCCCGCGCGCTCGCCAGCAGGCCCCCTCGCGCCCTCCGCGGCCTGCCACCCGGCTCCCTCCACCTCCGCCTCCTCCGCCTGCTCCTCGTCGGCCCGCTTCATGCCGGGCACCATCTGGTCCTTCTCTCACGCCCGCCGGCTCGGGCCGGGACTGGAGCCCACTTTGGTGCAAGGGCCTGGCCTGTCGTGGGTGCACCCCGACGGGGTGGGCGTCCAGATCGACACCATCACCCCCGAGATCCGCGCTCTCTACAACGTGCTGGCTAAAGTGAAGCGCGAGCGGGACGAGTACAAGCGGAG GTGGGAAGAGGAGTACGTGGTGAGGCTGCAGCTGCAGGAGCGCGTGAACGAGCTCCAGGAG GAGGCCCAGGAGGCTGACGCCTGCCAGGAGGAGCTGGCCCTGAAGGTGGAGCAGCTGAAGGCCGAGCTGGTGGTCTTCAAGGGGCTCATGAGCAAC AACCTGTCCGACCTGGACACGAAGATCCAGGAGAAGGCCATGAAGGTGGACATGGACATCTGCCGCCGCATCGACATCACCGCCAAGCTCTGTGACTTGGCCCAGCAGCGCAACTGCGAGGACGTGATCAAGATGTTCCAG GTCCCGTCCATGGGGGGGCGGAAGCGGGAGCGCAAGGCTGCCGTCGAGGAGGACGCCTCCCTGTCGGAGAGTGAGGGGCCCTGCCGCCCCGACGGGGATGAGGAGGAGAGCGCGGCCCTCAGCATCAACGAGGAGATGCAGCGCGTGCTGAGCCAGCT GAGGGAGTATGATTTTGAGGACGACTGTGACAGCCTGACTTGGGAGGAGACTGAGGAGACCCTGCTGCTCTGGGAGGATTTCTCGGGCTATGCCCTGGCTGCTGCAGAGGCCCCGGGAGAG CAGCCGGAAGACAGTTTGGAGAAGGTGATTAAAGATACTGAGTCCCTGTTCAAAACCCGGGAGAAAGAATATCAGGAAACCATTGACCAGATAGAG GGGCCCTGGGATGGAGGCAAGGACCATTTCCATCATTGGATG CTGGAGCTGGCCACGGCCAAGAACGACATGAACCGGCACCTGCACGAGTACATGGAGATGTGCAGCATGAAGCGGGGCCTGGACGTGCAGATGGAGACCTGCCGCCGGCTCATCACCCAGTCCGGGGACCG AAAGTCTCCTGCTTTCACTGCGGCCCCGCTTAGCGACCTGCCGCCCCCCCCGCCACCAAGCGAGGCCGAGGACTCCGATCGCGACGTCTCATCTGACGGCGCCGTGAGATAG
- the IFFO1 gene encoding non-homologous end joining factor IFFO1 isoform X2, which produces MNPLFGPNLFLLQQEQQGLAGPLGDPVGSDHLAGGGDVPTAPLARAGPAPYSPPGPGPAPPAAMALRNDLGSNINVLKTLNLRFRCFLAKVHELERRNRLLEKQLQQALEEGKQGRRGLARRDQAVQTGFVSPVRPLGLPLGARPAAVCTPSARVLGSPARSPAGPLAPSAACHPAPSTSASSACSSSARFMPGTIWSFSHARRLGPGLEPTLVQGPGLSWVHPDGVGVQIDTITPEIRALYNVLAKVKRERDEYKRRWEEEYVVRLQLQERVNELQEEAQEADACQEELALKVEQLKAELVVFKGLMSNNLSDLDTKIQEKAMKVDMDICRRIDITAKLCDLAQQRNCEDVIKMFQVPSMGGRKRERKAAVEEDASLSESEGPCRPDGDEEESAALSINEEMQRVLSQLREYDFEDDCDSLTWEETEETLLLWEDFSGYALAAAEAPGEPEDSLEKVIKDTESLFKTREKEYQETIDQIEGPWDGGKDHFHHWMLELATAKNDMNRHLHEYMEMCSMKRGLDVQMETCRRLITQSGDRKSPAFTAAPLSDLPPPPPPSEAEDSDRDVSSDGAVR; this is translated from the exons ATGAATCCGTTATTCGGCCCcaacctcttcctcctccagcagGAGCAGCAAGGCCTGGCCGGGCCGCTGGGGGACCCCGTGGGAAGCGACCACTTGGCCGGCGGCGGGGACGTGCCCACGGCGCCGCTCGCCCGGGCCGGCCCGGCTCCCTACTCGCCGCCCGGGCCGGGCCCGGCGCCCCCCGCCGCCATGGCGCTCCGCAACGACCTGGGCTCCAACATCAACGTGCTCAAGACCCTGAACCTCCGCTTCCGCTGCTTCCTGGCCAAGGTGCACGAGTTGGAGCGCCGCAACCGGCTGCTGGAGAAGCAGCTGCAGCAGGCGCTGGAGGAGGGTAAGCAGGGCCGGCGGGGCCTGGCTCGCCGAGACCAGGCCGTGCAGACCGGCTTTGTCAGCCCCGTCAGACCCCTGGGGCTGCCCCTGGGCGCCCGGCCGGCTGCCGTCTGCACCCCGTCGGCGCGGGTGCTGGGCTCGCCCGCGCGCTCGCCAGCAGGCCCCCTCGCGCCCTCCGCGGCCTGCCACCCGGCTCCCTCCACCTCCGCCTCCTCCGCCTGCTCCTCGTCGGCCCGCTTCATGCCGGGCACCATCTGGTCCTTCTCTCACGCCCGCCGGCTCGGGCCGGGACTGGAGCCCACTTTGGTGCAAGGGCCTGGCCTGTCGTGGGTGCACCCCGACGGGGTGGGCGTCCAGATCGACACCATCACCCCCGAGATCCGCGCTCTCTACAACGTGCTGGCTAAAGTGAAGCGCGAGCGGGACGAGTACAAGCGGAG GTGGGAAGAGGAGTACGTGGTGAGGCTGCAGCTGCAGGAGCGCGTGAACGAGCTCCAGGAG GAGGCCCAGGAGGCTGACGCCTGCCAGGAGGAGCTGGCCCTGAAGGTGGAGCAGCTGAAGGCCGAGCTGGTGGTCTTCAAGGGGCTCATGAGCAAC AACCTGTCCGACCTGGACACGAAGATCCAGGAGAAGGCCATGAAGGTGGACATGGACATCTGCCGCCGCATCGACATCACCGCCAAGCTCTGTGACTTGGCCCAGCAGCGCAACTGCGAGGACGTGATCAAGATGTTCCAG GTCCCGTCCATGGGGGGGCGGAAGCGGGAGCGCAAGGCTGCCGTCGAGGAGGACGCCTCCCTGTCGGAGAGTGAGGGGCCCTGCCGCCCCGACGGGGATGAGGAGGAGAGCGCGGCCCTCAGCATCAACGAGGAGATGCAGCGCGTGCTGAGCCAGCT GAGGGAGTATGATTTTGAGGACGACTGTGACAGCCTGACTTGGGAGGAGACTGAGGAGACCCTGCTGCTCTGGGAGGATTTCTCGGGCTATGCCCTGGCTGCTGCAGAGGCCCCGGGAGAG CCGGAAGACAGTTTGGAGAAGGTGATTAAAGATACTGAGTCCCTGTTCAAAACCCGGGAGAAAGAATATCAGGAAACCATTGACCAGATAGAG GGGCCCTGGGATGGAGGCAAGGACCATTTCCATCATTGGATG CTGGAGCTGGCCACGGCCAAGAACGACATGAACCGGCACCTGCACGAGTACATGGAGATGTGCAGCATGAAGCGGGGCCTGGACGTGCAGATGGAGACCTGCCGCCGGCTCATCACCCAGTCCGGGGACCG AAAGTCTCCTGCTTTCACTGCGGCCCCGCTTAGCGACCTGCCGCCCCCCCCGCCACCAAGCGAGGCCGAGGACTCCGATCGCGACGTCTCATCTGACGGCGCCGTGAGATAG
- the IFFO1 gene encoding non-homologous end joining factor IFFO1 isoform X3: protein MNPLFGPNLFLLQQEQQGLAGPLGDPVGSDHLAGGGDVPTAPLARAGPAPYSPPGPGPAPPAAMALRNDLGSNINVLKTLNLRFRCFLAKVHELERRNRLLEKQLQQALEEGKQGRRGLARRDQAVQTGFVSPVRPLGLPLGARPAAVCTPSARVLGSPARSPAGPLAPSAACHPAPSTSASSACSSSARFMPGTIWSFSHARRLGPGLEPTLVQGPGLSWVHPDGVGVQIDTITPEIRALYNVLAKVKRERDEYKRRWEEEYVVRLQLQERVNELQEEAQEADACQEELALKVEQLKAELVVFKGLMSNNLSDLDTKIQEKAMKVDMDICRRIDITAKLCDLAQQRNCEDVIKMFQVPSMGGRKRERKAAVEEDASLSESEGPCRPDGDEEESAALSINEEMQRVLSQLREYDFEDDCDSLTWEETEETLLLWEDFSGYALAAAEAPGEQPEDSLEKVIKDTESLFKTREKEYQETIDQIEGPWDGGKDHFHHWMPCSECVETGGRPSLVFCWNVFAGAGHGQERHEPAPARVHGDVQHEAGPGRADGDLPPAHHPVRGPKVSCFHCGPA, encoded by the exons ATGAATCCGTTATTCGGCCCcaacctcttcctcctccagcagGAGCAGCAAGGCCTGGCCGGGCCGCTGGGGGACCCCGTGGGAAGCGACCACTTGGCCGGCGGCGGGGACGTGCCCACGGCGCCGCTCGCCCGGGCCGGCCCGGCTCCCTACTCGCCGCCCGGGCCGGGCCCGGCGCCCCCCGCCGCCATGGCGCTCCGCAACGACCTGGGCTCCAACATCAACGTGCTCAAGACCCTGAACCTCCGCTTCCGCTGCTTCCTGGCCAAGGTGCACGAGTTGGAGCGCCGCAACCGGCTGCTGGAGAAGCAGCTGCAGCAGGCGCTGGAGGAGGGTAAGCAGGGCCGGCGGGGCCTGGCTCGCCGAGACCAGGCCGTGCAGACCGGCTTTGTCAGCCCCGTCAGACCCCTGGGGCTGCCCCTGGGCGCCCGGCCGGCTGCCGTCTGCACCCCGTCGGCGCGGGTGCTGGGCTCGCCCGCGCGCTCGCCAGCAGGCCCCCTCGCGCCCTCCGCGGCCTGCCACCCGGCTCCCTCCACCTCCGCCTCCTCCGCCTGCTCCTCGTCGGCCCGCTTCATGCCGGGCACCATCTGGTCCTTCTCTCACGCCCGCCGGCTCGGGCCGGGACTGGAGCCCACTTTGGTGCAAGGGCCTGGCCTGTCGTGGGTGCACCCCGACGGGGTGGGCGTCCAGATCGACACCATCACCCCCGAGATCCGCGCTCTCTACAACGTGCTGGCTAAAGTGAAGCGCGAGCGGGACGAGTACAAGCGGAG GTGGGAAGAGGAGTACGTGGTGAGGCTGCAGCTGCAGGAGCGCGTGAACGAGCTCCAGGAG GAGGCCCAGGAGGCTGACGCCTGCCAGGAGGAGCTGGCCCTGAAGGTGGAGCAGCTGAAGGCCGAGCTGGTGGTCTTCAAGGGGCTCATGAGCAAC AACCTGTCCGACCTGGACACGAAGATCCAGGAGAAGGCCATGAAGGTGGACATGGACATCTGCCGCCGCATCGACATCACCGCCAAGCTCTGTGACTTGGCCCAGCAGCGCAACTGCGAGGACGTGATCAAGATGTTCCAG GTCCCGTCCATGGGGGGGCGGAAGCGGGAGCGCAAGGCTGCCGTCGAGGAGGACGCCTCCCTGTCGGAGAGTGAGGGGCCCTGCCGCCCCGACGGGGATGAGGAGGAGAGCGCGGCCCTCAGCATCAACGAGGAGATGCAGCGCGTGCTGAGCCAGCT GAGGGAGTATGATTTTGAGGACGACTGTGACAGCCTGACTTGGGAGGAGACTGAGGAGACCCTGCTGCTCTGGGAGGATTTCTCGGGCTATGCCCTGGCTGCTGCAGAGGCCCCGGGAGAG CAGCCGGAAGACAGTTTGGAGAAGGTGATTAAAGATACTGAGTCCCTGTTCAAAACCCGGGAGAAAGAATATCAGGAAACCATTGACCAGATAGAG GGGCCCTGGGATGGAGGCAAGGACCATTTCCATCATTGGATG CCCTGCTCTGAATGTGTAGAGACTGGCGGCCGTCCTAGCCTCGTATTCTGCTGGAATGTGTTTG CTGGAGCTGGCCACGGCCAAGAACGACATGAACCGGCACCTGCACGAGTACATGGAGATGTGCAGCATGAAGCGGGGCCTGGACGTGCAGATGGAGACCTGCCGCCGGCTCATCACCCAGTCCGGGGACCG AAAGTCTCCTGCTTTCACTGCGGCCCCGCTTAG
- the IFFO1 gene encoding non-homologous end joining factor IFFO1 isoform X4, protein MNPLFGPNLFLLQQEQQGLAGPLGDPVGSDHLAGGGDVPTAPLARAGPAPYSPPGPGPAPPAAMALRNDLGSNINVLKTLNLRFRCFLAKVHELERRNRLLEKQLQQALEEGKQGRRGLARRDQAVQTGFVSPVRPLGLPLGARPAAVCTPSARVLGSPARSPAGPLAPSAACHPAPSTSASSACSSSARFMPGTIWSFSHARRLGPGLEPTLVQGPGLSWVHPDGVGVQIDTITPEIRALYNVLAKVKRERDEYKRRWEEEYVVRLQLQERVNELQEEAQEADACQEELALKVEQLKAELVVFKGLMSNNLSDLDTKIQEKAMKVDMDICRRIDITAKLCDLAQQRNCEDVIKMFQVPSMGGRKRERKAAVEEDASLSESEGPCRPDGDEEESAALSINEEMQRVLSQLREYDFEDDCDSLTWEETEETLLLWEDFSGYALAAAEAPGEQPEDSLEKVIKDTESLFKTREKEYQETIDQIELELATAKNDMNRHLHEYMEMCSMKRGLDVQMETCRRLITQSGDRKSPAFTAAPLSDLPPPPPPSEAEDSDRDVSSDGAVR, encoded by the exons ATGAATCCGTTATTCGGCCCcaacctcttcctcctccagcagGAGCAGCAAGGCCTGGCCGGGCCGCTGGGGGACCCCGTGGGAAGCGACCACTTGGCCGGCGGCGGGGACGTGCCCACGGCGCCGCTCGCCCGGGCCGGCCCGGCTCCCTACTCGCCGCCCGGGCCGGGCCCGGCGCCCCCCGCCGCCATGGCGCTCCGCAACGACCTGGGCTCCAACATCAACGTGCTCAAGACCCTGAACCTCCGCTTCCGCTGCTTCCTGGCCAAGGTGCACGAGTTGGAGCGCCGCAACCGGCTGCTGGAGAAGCAGCTGCAGCAGGCGCTGGAGGAGGGTAAGCAGGGCCGGCGGGGCCTGGCTCGCCGAGACCAGGCCGTGCAGACCGGCTTTGTCAGCCCCGTCAGACCCCTGGGGCTGCCCCTGGGCGCCCGGCCGGCTGCCGTCTGCACCCCGTCGGCGCGGGTGCTGGGCTCGCCCGCGCGCTCGCCAGCAGGCCCCCTCGCGCCCTCCGCGGCCTGCCACCCGGCTCCCTCCACCTCCGCCTCCTCCGCCTGCTCCTCGTCGGCCCGCTTCATGCCGGGCACCATCTGGTCCTTCTCTCACGCCCGCCGGCTCGGGCCGGGACTGGAGCCCACTTTGGTGCAAGGGCCTGGCCTGTCGTGGGTGCACCCCGACGGGGTGGGCGTCCAGATCGACACCATCACCCCCGAGATCCGCGCTCTCTACAACGTGCTGGCTAAAGTGAAGCGCGAGCGGGACGAGTACAAGCGGAG GTGGGAAGAGGAGTACGTGGTGAGGCTGCAGCTGCAGGAGCGCGTGAACGAGCTCCAGGAG GAGGCCCAGGAGGCTGACGCCTGCCAGGAGGAGCTGGCCCTGAAGGTGGAGCAGCTGAAGGCCGAGCTGGTGGTCTTCAAGGGGCTCATGAGCAAC AACCTGTCCGACCTGGACACGAAGATCCAGGAGAAGGCCATGAAGGTGGACATGGACATCTGCCGCCGCATCGACATCACCGCCAAGCTCTGTGACTTGGCCCAGCAGCGCAACTGCGAGGACGTGATCAAGATGTTCCAG GTCCCGTCCATGGGGGGGCGGAAGCGGGAGCGCAAGGCTGCCGTCGAGGAGGACGCCTCCCTGTCGGAGAGTGAGGGGCCCTGCCGCCCCGACGGGGATGAGGAGGAGAGCGCGGCCCTCAGCATCAACGAGGAGATGCAGCGCGTGCTGAGCCAGCT GAGGGAGTATGATTTTGAGGACGACTGTGACAGCCTGACTTGGGAGGAGACTGAGGAGACCCTGCTGCTCTGGGAGGATTTCTCGGGCTATGCCCTGGCTGCTGCAGAGGCCCCGGGAGAG CAGCCGGAAGACAGTTTGGAGAAGGTGATTAAAGATACTGAGTCCCTGTTCAAAACCCGGGAGAAAGAATATCAGGAAACCATTGACCAGATAGAG CTGGAGCTGGCCACGGCCAAGAACGACATGAACCGGCACCTGCACGAGTACATGGAGATGTGCAGCATGAAGCGGGGCCTGGACGTGCAGATGGAGACCTGCCGCCGGCTCATCACCCAGTCCGGGGACCG AAAGTCTCCTGCTTTCACTGCGGCCCCGCTTAGCGACCTGCCGCCCCCCCCGCCACCAAGCGAGGCCGAGGACTCCGATCGCGACGTCTCATCTGACGGCGCCGTGAGATAG
- the IFFO1 gene encoding non-homologous end joining factor IFFO1 isoform X5, with product MNPLFGPNLFLLQQEQQGLAGPLGDPVGSDHLAGGGDVPTAPLARAGPAPYSPPGPGPAPPAAMALRNDLGSNINVLKTLNLRFRCFLAKVHELERRNRLLEKQLQQALEEGKQGRRGLARRDQAVQTGFVSPVRPLGLPLGARPAAVCTPSARVLGSPARSPAGPLAPSAACHPAPSTSASSACSSSARFMPGTIWSFSHARRLGPGLEPTLVQGPGLSWVHPDGVGVQIDTITPEIRALYNVLAKVKRERDEYKRRWEEEYVVRLQLQERVNELQEEAQEADACQEELALKVEQLKAELVVFKGLMSNNLSDLDTKIQEKAMKVDMDICRRIDITAKLCDLAQQRNCEDVIKMFQVPSMGGRKRERKAAVEEDASLSESEGPCRPDGDEEESAALSINEEMQRVLSQLREYDFEDDCDSLTWEETEETLLLWEDFSGYALAAAEAPGEPEDSLEKVIKDTESLFKTREKEYQETIDQIELELATAKNDMNRHLHEYMEMCSMKRGLDVQMETCRRLITQSGDRKSPAFTAAPLSDLPPPPPPSEAEDSDRDVSSDGAVR from the exons ATGAATCCGTTATTCGGCCCcaacctcttcctcctccagcagGAGCAGCAAGGCCTGGCCGGGCCGCTGGGGGACCCCGTGGGAAGCGACCACTTGGCCGGCGGCGGGGACGTGCCCACGGCGCCGCTCGCCCGGGCCGGCCCGGCTCCCTACTCGCCGCCCGGGCCGGGCCCGGCGCCCCCCGCCGCCATGGCGCTCCGCAACGACCTGGGCTCCAACATCAACGTGCTCAAGACCCTGAACCTCCGCTTCCGCTGCTTCCTGGCCAAGGTGCACGAGTTGGAGCGCCGCAACCGGCTGCTGGAGAAGCAGCTGCAGCAGGCGCTGGAGGAGGGTAAGCAGGGCCGGCGGGGCCTGGCTCGCCGAGACCAGGCCGTGCAGACCGGCTTTGTCAGCCCCGTCAGACCCCTGGGGCTGCCCCTGGGCGCCCGGCCGGCTGCCGTCTGCACCCCGTCGGCGCGGGTGCTGGGCTCGCCCGCGCGCTCGCCAGCAGGCCCCCTCGCGCCCTCCGCGGCCTGCCACCCGGCTCCCTCCACCTCCGCCTCCTCCGCCTGCTCCTCGTCGGCCCGCTTCATGCCGGGCACCATCTGGTCCTTCTCTCACGCCCGCCGGCTCGGGCCGGGACTGGAGCCCACTTTGGTGCAAGGGCCTGGCCTGTCGTGGGTGCACCCCGACGGGGTGGGCGTCCAGATCGACACCATCACCCCCGAGATCCGCGCTCTCTACAACGTGCTGGCTAAAGTGAAGCGCGAGCGGGACGAGTACAAGCGGAG GTGGGAAGAGGAGTACGTGGTGAGGCTGCAGCTGCAGGAGCGCGTGAACGAGCTCCAGGAG GAGGCCCAGGAGGCTGACGCCTGCCAGGAGGAGCTGGCCCTGAAGGTGGAGCAGCTGAAGGCCGAGCTGGTGGTCTTCAAGGGGCTCATGAGCAAC AACCTGTCCGACCTGGACACGAAGATCCAGGAGAAGGCCATGAAGGTGGACATGGACATCTGCCGCCGCATCGACATCACCGCCAAGCTCTGTGACTTGGCCCAGCAGCGCAACTGCGAGGACGTGATCAAGATGTTCCAG GTCCCGTCCATGGGGGGGCGGAAGCGGGAGCGCAAGGCTGCCGTCGAGGAGGACGCCTCCCTGTCGGAGAGTGAGGGGCCCTGCCGCCCCGACGGGGATGAGGAGGAGAGCGCGGCCCTCAGCATCAACGAGGAGATGCAGCGCGTGCTGAGCCAGCT GAGGGAGTATGATTTTGAGGACGACTGTGACAGCCTGACTTGGGAGGAGACTGAGGAGACCCTGCTGCTCTGGGAGGATTTCTCGGGCTATGCCCTGGCTGCTGCAGAGGCCCCGGGAGAG CCGGAAGACAGTTTGGAGAAGGTGATTAAAGATACTGAGTCCCTGTTCAAAACCCGGGAGAAAGAATATCAGGAAACCATTGACCAGATAGAG CTGGAGCTGGCCACGGCCAAGAACGACATGAACCGGCACCTGCACGAGTACATGGAGATGTGCAGCATGAAGCGGGGCCTGGACGTGCAGATGGAGACCTGCCGCCGGCTCATCACCCAGTCCGGGGACCG AAAGTCTCCTGCTTTCACTGCGGCCCCGCTTAGCGACCTGCCGCCCCCCCCGCCACCAAGCGAGGCCGAGGACTCCGATCGCGACGTCTCATCTGACGGCGCCGTGAGATAG
- the IFFO1 gene encoding non-homologous end joining factor IFFO1 isoform X6, producing the protein MNPLFGPNLFLLQQEQQGLAGPLGDPVGSDHLAGGGDVPTAPLARAGPAPYSPPGPGPAPPAAMALRNDLGSNINVLKTLNLRFRCFLAKVHELERRNRLLEKQLQQALEEGKQGRRGLARRDQAVQTGFVSPVRPLGLPLGARPAAVCTPSARVLGSPARSPAGPLAPSAACHPAPSTSASSACSSSARFMPGTIWSFSHARRLGPGLEPTLVQGPGLSWVHPDGVGVQIDTITPEIRALYNVLAKVKRERDEYKRRWEEEYVVRLQLQERVNELQEEAQEADACQEELALKVEQLKAELVVFKGLMSNNLSDLDTKIQEKAMKVDMDICRRIDITAKLCDLAQQRNCEDVIKMFQKKLSLHLSPIKVPSMGGRKRERKAAVEEDASLSESEGPCRPDGDEEESAALSINEEMQRVLSQLREYDFEDDCDSLTWEETEETLLLWEDFSGYALAAAEAPGEQPEDSLEKVIKDTESLFKTREKEYQETIDQIELELATAKNDMNRHLHEYMEMCSMKRGLDVQMETCRRLITQSGDRKSPAFTAAPLSDLPPPPPPSEAEDSDRDVSSDGAVR; encoded by the exons ATGAATCCGTTATTCGGCCCcaacctcttcctcctccagcagGAGCAGCAAGGCCTGGCCGGGCCGCTGGGGGACCCCGTGGGAAGCGACCACTTGGCCGGCGGCGGGGACGTGCCCACGGCGCCGCTCGCCCGGGCCGGCCCGGCTCCCTACTCGCCGCCCGGGCCGGGCCCGGCGCCCCCCGCCGCCATGGCGCTCCGCAACGACCTGGGCTCCAACATCAACGTGCTCAAGACCCTGAACCTCCGCTTCCGCTGCTTCCTGGCCAAGGTGCACGAGTTGGAGCGCCGCAACCGGCTGCTGGAGAAGCAGCTGCAGCAGGCGCTGGAGGAGGGTAAGCAGGGCCGGCGGGGCCTGGCTCGCCGAGACCAGGCCGTGCAGACCGGCTTTGTCAGCCCCGTCAGACCCCTGGGGCTGCCCCTGGGCGCCCGGCCGGCTGCCGTCTGCACCCCGTCGGCGCGGGTGCTGGGCTCGCCCGCGCGCTCGCCAGCAGGCCCCCTCGCGCCCTCCGCGGCCTGCCACCCGGCTCCCTCCACCTCCGCCTCCTCCGCCTGCTCCTCGTCGGCCCGCTTCATGCCGGGCACCATCTGGTCCTTCTCTCACGCCCGCCGGCTCGGGCCGGGACTGGAGCCCACTTTGGTGCAAGGGCCTGGCCTGTCGTGGGTGCACCCCGACGGGGTGGGCGTCCAGATCGACACCATCACCCCCGAGATCCGCGCTCTCTACAACGTGCTGGCTAAAGTGAAGCGCGAGCGGGACGAGTACAAGCGGAG GTGGGAAGAGGAGTACGTGGTGAGGCTGCAGCTGCAGGAGCGCGTGAACGAGCTCCAGGAG GAGGCCCAGGAGGCTGACGCCTGCCAGGAGGAGCTGGCCCTGAAGGTGGAGCAGCTGAAGGCCGAGCTGGTGGTCTTCAAGGGGCTCATGAGCAAC AACCTGTCCGACCTGGACACGAAGATCCAGGAGAAGGCCATGAAGGTGGACATGGACATCTGCCGCCGCATCGACATCACCGCCAAGCTCTGTGACTTGGCCCAGCAGCGCAACTGCGAGGACGTGATCAAGATGTTCCAG AAGAAGCTG TCTCTGCACTTGTCTCCCATTAAGGTCCCGTCCATGGGGGGGCGGAAGCGGGAGCGCAAGGCTGCCGTCGAGGAGGACGCCTCCCTGTCGGAGAGTGAGGGGCCCTGCCGCCCCGACGGGGATGAGGAGGAGAGCGCGGCCCTCAGCATCAACGAGGAGATGCAGCGCGTGCTGAGCCAGCT GAGGGAGTATGATTTTGAGGACGACTGTGACAGCCTGACTTGGGAGGAGACTGAGGAGACCCTGCTGCTCTGGGAGGATTTCTCGGGCTATGCCCTGGCTGCTGCAGAGGCCCCGGGAGAG CAGCCGGAAGACAGTTTGGAGAAGGTGATTAAAGATACTGAGTCCCTGTTCAAAACCCGGGAGAAAGAATATCAGGAAACCATTGACCAGATAGAG CTGGAGCTGGCCACGGCCAAGAACGACATGAACCGGCACCTGCACGAGTACATGGAGATGTGCAGCATGAAGCGGGGCCTGGACGTGCAGATGGAGACCTGCCGCCGGCTCATCACCCAGTCCGGGGACCG AAAGTCTCCTGCTTTCACTGCGGCCCCGCTTAGCGACCTGCCGCCCCCCCCGCCACCAAGCGAGGCCGAGGACTCCGATCGCGACGTCTCATCTGACGGCGCCGTGAGATAG